In Erigeron canadensis isolate Cc75 chromosome 1, C_canadensis_v1, whole genome shotgun sequence, a single window of DNA contains:
- the LOC122579127 gene encoding ALA-interacting subunit 3-like, which translates to MDQNKNKNSKKPTYSRFSQQELPAWKPILTPGWAIASFITIGALFIPTGLLALSASDSVVEIIDRYDEDCVPDDFSSKAEAFIQNPDTKKTCIRNLKVPKKMVAPIFVYYQLENFYQNHRRFVKSRSDKQLRDPAAQNDTRDCFPEAQTGDNKPIVPCGLIAWSLFNDTYQLSTRGKQLTIDKHGIAWKSDTTAKFGSDVYPKDFQKGSLIGGATLDERKPLSEQEDLIVWMRAAALPKFRKLYGKINTDLEAHETISVQVENNYNTYKFGGRKKLVLSTTTWIGGKNDFLGVAYITVGGLCLFMSINFILLYVFRPRRLGDPSYLSWNRHPIAN; encoded by the exons ATggatcaaaacaaaaacaagaattCGAAAAAACCAACGTATTCAAGATTCTCACAACAAGAGCTTCCGGCATGGAAACCAATCTTAACCCCAGGATGGGCAATTGCATCATTTATAACCATCGGTGCTCTTTTCATCCCTACGGGGCTTTTAGCTTTATCCGCGTCAGATAGCGTTGTCGAAATTATTGATCGTTATGACGAAGATTGTGTTCCCGACGACTTTAGCAGTAAAGCCGAGGCATTTATACAAAATCCCGACACAAAGAAGACATGTATAAGAAATCTCAAAGTACCAAAGAAAATGGTCGCCCCTATTTTCGTGTATTATCAACTCGAGAACTTTTACCAAAATCATCGTCG ATTTGTGAAAAGTAGAAGCGACAAACAATTACGTGACCCTGCGGCTCAAAACGACACACGCGATTGTTTTCCGGAAGCACAAACCGGTGATAACAAACCAATTGTTCCGTGTGGGTTAATTGCTTGGAGTCTATTCAATGACACTTACCAACTATCAACACGAGGCAAACAACTAACAATCGACAAACACGGGATTGCTTGGAAAAGCGATACCACTGCTAAATTCGGTTCGGATGTGTATCCAAAGGATTTTCAAAAAGGATCCTTGATCGGGGGCGCAACACTTGATGAGCGTAAACCT CTAAGCGAGCAAGAGGATCTTATTGTATGGATGAGAGCAGCAGCATTGCCTAAGTTTAGAAAGTTATACGGAAAAATAAACACCGATTTGGAAGCACACGAGACGATAAGCGTTCAAGTTGAAAATAACTACAACACATACAAGTTTGGGGGAAGGAAGAAGCTTGTTCTTTCTACGACGACATGGATTGGAggcaaaaatgattttttgggGGTGGCGTATATAACGGTTGGTggtttgtgtttgtttatgTCAATAAACTTTATACTTTTGTATGTTTTTCGTCCTCGACGTCTGGGGGATCCATCATATTTGTCATGGAATAGACATCCTATagctaattaa